The following are encoded together in the Brassica napus cultivar Da-Ae chromosome A9, Da-Ae, whole genome shotgun sequence genome:
- the LOC125578115 gene encoding uncharacterized protein LOC125578115, with amino-acid sequence MSYWKKTVNVKSSEPIRKLCQTLEIEGQKQYPDLQLLAALRMELEKACQEEESFWKQKYLLLEGMQTRFTNRMYNSLSKPVTDAEIKHAVKAIKSDSAPGIDGMTGQLFQRYRSITGAQVTKEVKEFFESGVMPTDWNHTQQCLLPKVPNAKQMKDLRPISLFSVVYKIILKVLSNRLKGILPRIFSPTQGAFVAGRLTSDNLLTAHEMIHGLKTNPNCRGDYIAIKTNISKAYDKVEWDFLETLFAKLGFAGRWIEWVMSCVRAEQNGSLTGMKLTRNCPSVQHFLFADDSMFPCKASLCECTELIRCLKLHEDSSDQVINFQKSAISFGANIDPVMRRLLAEILQIENKGGNGNYLGLLECFLGSKHKLLAFIGEKLNERLRGWFAKKLSHGGKEVLLNSIAMVLPVYAMSCFRLTKHHCQKIMSEMASFWWAEDGDKKKIHWIAWKNICVPKDKGDLGFRDIEDFNQGLLAKQAWKLHNEPNSLLMRVYRGRYYSASSFLECELIGDDGKWKIDTLEELFPPNEVQRIKQIILGNMDDKEIWAFNKAGDYSVKSGCSLLRKLAENAGEEGMVHDQAMIELKKQIWRMRTIPKIRTFVWRAASGALAVAERLTAHGMPVEMTCMLCHQGIETIEHVLFQCTKAQELWSEFDLTSGHSFHAGTLTELLNESLEEETLWHELNRVESSGITMPNDLGVPK; translated from the exons ATTCACAAACAGAATGTACAACAGCCTTTCGAAGCCGGTGACAGATGCTGAAATTAAACATGCAGTCAAAGCTATCAAAAGCGACAGTGCACCGGGGATAGATGGCATGACAGGTCAGTTATTTCAAAGATACCGGAGCATCACGGGTGCACAAGTGACCAAGGAGGTGAAAGAGTTCTTTGAGTCTGGAGTGATGCCGACAGACTGGAACCATACTCAACAATGCTTGTTACCAAAGGTGCCCAATGCAAAACAAATGAAGGATCTGAGACCAATTAGTCTTTTCTCGGTGGTGTATAAAATCATCTTGAAAGTGTTGAGCAACAGGCTAAAGGGTATCCTACCTCGGATTTTCTCTCCGACCCAAGGAGCCTTTGTTGCAGGTCGGTTGACTTCAGATAATCTTCTAACAGCGCATGAGATGATTCATGGTCTCAAGACGAACCCCAACTGTAGAGGAGATTATATAGCTATAAAGACAAATATTTCTAAAGCTTATGACAAAGTGGAGTGGGATTTCTTGGAGACTTTGTTCGCAAAGTTGGGGTTTGCTGGGCGTTGGATTGAGTGGGTAATGAGCTGCGTTCG AGCAGAACAAAATGGGTCACTTACAGGCATGAAGTTGACGAGGAACTGCCCTTCTGTTCAGCATTTTCTTTTTGCAGATGACAGTATGTTCCCATGTAAAGCCAGTTTATGTGAATGTACTGAGTTAATAAGATGCTTGAAGCTGCATGAAGACTCCTCGGATCAGGTTATAAACTTCCAGAAGTCAGCGATCTCGTTTGGTGCTAATATTGATCCGGTTATGAGGAGGTTGTTGGCTGAGATTCTACAGATTGAAAACAAAGGTGGCAATGGGAACTACTTGGGTTTACTTGAATGCTTCTTGGGTTCAAAACATAAACTGCTTGCTTTCATTGGTGAGAAACTTAACGAGAGATTACGAGGTTGGTTTGCCAAAAAGCTTTCCCATGGAGGAAAGGAGGTGCTCCTCAATTCTATTGCTATGGTGCTCCCGGTGTACGCGATGTCATGTTTCCGCTTGACTAAACACCATTGCCAAAAGATTATGAGTGAAATGGCCAGCTTCTGGTGGGCTGAAGATGGTGACAAAAAGAAGATTCATTGGATTGCTTGGAAAAATATATGTGTACCAAAGGACAAAGGTGACTTGGGTTTCAGGGATATAGAAGATTTCAACCAAGGTCTATTGGCAAAACAAGCATGGAAGCTGCATAATGAGCCTAATAGCTTACTGATGAGGGTCTACAGAGGTCGCTATTACTCTGCATcgagcttcttggaatgtg AGCTGATAGGAGATGATGGGAAATGGAAAATAGATACACTGGAGGAACTATTCCCACCAAATGAAGTTCAACGTATCAAGCAGATCATACTGGGTAACATGGATGACAAGGAGATTTGGGCCTTTAATAAGGCTGGAGACTACTCAGTTAAAAGTGGATGTTCGCTGCTAAGGAAACTAGCTGAGAATGCGGGAGAAGAAGGTATGGTGCATGATCAGGCTATGATTGAGCTGAAGAAACAAATATGGAGAATGAGAACTATCCCCAAGATTCGAACGTTTGTATGGCGTGCAGCATCGGGGGCCCTAGCGGTAGCAGAACGTCTTACGGCCCATGGCATGCCTGTGGAGATGACATGTATGTTATGCCACCAAGGGATAGAGACAATTGAGCATGTTCTGTTTCAGTGCACAAAGGCACAAGAGCTCTGGAGTGAGTTTGATCTAACCTCGGGCCATTCCTTTCATGCTGGTACACTCACAGAGTTGTTGAATGAAT CGTTAGAAGAAGAAACATTATGGCATGAGTTGAATAGAGTAGAGAGCAGTGGCATTACAATGCCTAATGACCTAGGGGTGCCAAAGTAG